A DNA window from Vibrio cidicii contains the following coding sequences:
- a CDS encoding DUF3265 domain-containing protein codes for MTRRLSGIHAAWHFWFAVSSGGESGLRKLGLCGIHPLTQR; via the coding sequence ATAACAAGGCGTTTAAGCGGGATTCATGCCGCGTGGCATTTTTGGTTTGCAGTGAGTTCTGGTGGTGAAAGTGGTCTGCGGAAGCTTGGTTTATGCGGCATTCACCCCTTAACGCAGCGTTAG
- a CDS encoding GNAT family N-acetyltransferase, producing the protein MIEIRKYQESDAHDLRAIFYHTVRNVNLRDYSQAQVEAWAPDDFSSEIWQRKMNSLSPFVAEIGGKIVGYSDLQENGLIDHFFCHHEHQGQGVGRQLMEHVLRMGELQGITRFYSEVSITARPFYERFGFKVIQEQIIEVRGQKLCNFVMEKFS; encoded by the coding sequence ATGATCGAAATTAGAAAGTATCAAGAATCAGATGCGCATGATTTAAGGGCTATTTTTTATCATACGGTTCGTAATGTGAACTTACGTGATTATTCGCAAGCCCAAGTTGAAGCATGGGCTCCAGATGATTTTTCTTCAGAGATTTGGCAACGAAAAATGAACTCTCTTTCACCTTTTGTTGCTGAAATTGGTGGAAAAATTGTTGGTTATAGTGATCTTCAAGAAAATGGATTAATTGATCATTTCTTTTGTCACCATGAACATCAAGGTCAAGGAGTCGGACGACAGTTAATGGAACATGTACTCAGAATGGGTGAGTTACAAGGCATTACTAGGTTTTACTCTGAGGTGAGTATTACAGCTCGTCCGTTTTATGAGAGATTTGGGTTTAAAGTTATACAAGAACAAATCATAGAAGTTCGCGGTCAAAAGTTGTGCAACTTTGTCATGGAAAAATTCAGCTAA
- a CDS encoding DUF3265 domain-containing protein — MAFLVCGDFYGENGLRKVGLCGIHPLTRR; from the coding sequence GTGGCATTTTTGGTATGCGGTGATTTTTATGGTGAAAATGGTCTGCGGAAAGTTGGTTTATGCGGCATTCACCCCTTAACGCGGCGTTAG
- a CDS encoding DUF3265 domain-containing protein codes for MAFFVCSDFGGESSLRKAGLCGTHPLTRRYA; via the coding sequence GTGGCATTTTTTGTTTGCAGTGATTTTGGTGGTGAAAGCAGTCTGCGGAAAGCTGGTTTATGCGGCACTCACCCCTTAACACGGCGTTATGCATAA
- a CDS encoding DUF3265 domain-containing protein, producing MTRRLSGIHAAWHFWFAVSFGGESGVRKLGLGGTHPLTQRYVLEGI from the coding sequence ATAACAAGGCGTTTAAGCGGGATTCATGCCGCGTGGCATTTTTGGTTTGCAGTCAGTTTTGGTGGTGAAAGTGGTGTGCGGAAACTTGGTTTAGGCGGCACTCACCCCTTAACGCAGCGTTATGTACTTGAGGGAATATGA
- a CDS encoding DUF3265 domain-containing protein → MHNMHNKAFKRDSCRVAFLVSSEFCGECGLRKVSLGGTHPLTQR, encoded by the coding sequence TTGCATAATATGCATAACAAGGCGTTCAAGAGGGATTCGTGCCGCGTGGCATTTTTGGTATCCAGTGAGTTTTGTGGTGAATGTGGTCTGCGTAAAGTTAGTTTAGGCGGCACTCACCCCTTAACGCAGCGTTAG
- a CDS encoding DUF3265 domain-containing protein, with protein sequence MTRRLRGIHAAWHFWYAVSFGGESGLRKVGLGGIHPLTQR encoded by the coding sequence ATAACAAGGCGTTTAAGAGGGATTCATGCCGCGTGGCATTTTTGGTATGCGGTGAGTTTTGGTGGTGAAAGTGGTCTGCGGAAGGTTGGTTTAGGCGGCATTCACCCCTTAACGCAGCGTTAG
- a CDS encoding DUF3265 domain-containing protein, giving the protein MSCAHNKALKRDSCRVAFLVCSDFCGESGLRKVGLCGTHPLTRR; this is encoded by the coding sequence ATGAGCTGCGCACATAACAAGGCGTTAAAGAGGGATTCATGCCGCGTGGCATTTTTGGTTTGCAGTGATTTTTGTGGTGAAAGTGGCTTGCGGAAGGTTGGTTTATGCGGCACTCACCCCTTAACGCGGCGTTAG
- a CDS encoding type II toxin-antitoxin system Phd/YefM family antitoxin, with protein sequence MKVELVTSLKRQATKILADLHDTKEPVLITEHGKPSAYLIDVDDYEFMQNRLAILEGIARGERALADGKVVSHQDAKDRMSKWLK encoded by the coding sequence ATGAAAGTAGAACTCGTGACGTCACTAAAACGGCAGGCCACTAAGATCCTTGCTGATCTTCATGATACGAAAGAGCCAGTACTGATAACTGAGCACGGAAAGCCGTCAGCTTACCTTATTGATGTAGATGATTATGAATTTATGCAAAATCGTCTAGCGATCCTCGAAGGCATTGCTCGTGGCGAACGAGCTCTAGCGGATGGCAAAGTGGTCAGCCATCAAGATGCTAAGGACAGAATGTCAAAATGGTTGAAATAA
- a CDS encoding GNAT family N-acetyltransferase, with translation MNVEFKVINLVQDYDFCVAARKDAYYCSFETYSGFDDFIAGYRERIQERQSEAGWFYIHIWLDGQLAGQLEFRSFSPEPDTGYVHLIYLLPEIRGSGLSQQVQLYIETELTRAGCNRAVLSVSRTNTRALTFYKRNGWVYRCPNPKHDETDFYQLQLRA, from the coding sequence ATGAACGTAGAATTTAAAGTGATCAATTTGGTGCAAGATTATGATTTTTGCGTAGCCGCTCGAAAGGACGCTTACTATTGCAGCTTCGAAACCTATTCGGGTTTTGATGATTTCATAGCTGGTTATCGAGAACGGATCCAAGAAAGGCAATCTGAAGCAGGTTGGTTTTACATCCATATTTGGTTGGATGGACAATTGGCAGGGCAGTTAGAGTTTCGTTCTTTTTCGCCCGAGCCAGATACCGGTTATGTCCATTTGATTTACTTGTTGCCTGAAATTCGAGGTTCCGGTTTGAGCCAGCAAGTTCAGCTCTACATCGAAACAGAATTGACACGAGCTGGTTGTAATCGTGCAGTGCTTTCCGTGAGTAGGACGAACACAAGGGCGTTAACGTTCTATAAGCGTAATGGTTGGGTATATCGTTGTCCTAACCCCAAGCACGATGAAACCGACTTTTACCAATTACAGCTGCGCGCCTAA
- a CDS encoding ISAs1 family transposase, whose translation MDYSEFKEHFSILSDTRQARKSTYNFFEVMFQVVTAMLCGMKTWDEIEGFGEENLTWFRQFSDYSSGVPSHDTLARIVGLIDPDEFSLCFVRWCNDIRREKSLVTHHVAIDGKSLKGTYDYSKNKCLTHMVNAYSVDTGLVLGQLKTDEKSNEITLIPQILKLIQVEDRVISLDAMGCQRAIAEDIVLRGGDYLMSVKDNQPRLHALFQSHFSFEKLAEYSSHAVEQEEAGKRGRKVIRTYITVPFTQEFGDFAVDWKGLKTLCIAVTYQKSNSETSGSLGIRYFISSKELTPVSFGELCRGHWGVESMHWWLDCVMGEDDSRITYQHAAENLSRIRQMCMNLIKLVEMKGTLKRRQLKCALNTEFREHVLFGT comes from the coding sequence ATGGATTACAGCGAATTTAAAGAGCATTTTAGCATATTGAGTGATACTCGTCAGGCAAGAAAATCGACCTATAATTTCTTCGAAGTGATGTTCCAGGTGGTGACAGCGATGCTGTGCGGAATGAAGACTTGGGATGAAATCGAAGGCTTTGGTGAGGAAAATTTAACCTGGTTTCGTCAGTTTAGCGACTACTCTTCTGGTGTGCCTAGTCACGATACCTTGGCGCGAATAGTGGGTTTGATTGATCCAGATGAGTTTTCATTGTGTTTCGTTCGATGGTGTAATGATATTCGGCGAGAAAAATCCTTAGTGACCCATCATGTTGCCATAGATGGCAAGTCATTAAAGGGTACGTATGATTATAGTAAAAACAAATGCTTAACCCATATGGTGAACGCGTATTCTGTAGATACTGGCCTTGTGCTAGGGCAGTTGAAAACGGATGAAAAATCCAATGAGATCACGCTAATTCCCCAGATATTGAAATTAATCCAAGTCGAAGACCGAGTTATCAGCCTAGATGCCATGGGATGTCAAAGAGCCATAGCGGAAGATATTGTTCTTAGAGGTGGTGACTATTTAATGTCCGTTAAGGATAACCAACCTCGTTTACATGCTCTTTTTCAATCTCATTTTTCTTTTGAGAAATTGGCAGAGTATTCGTCTCACGCAGTAGAGCAAGAAGAGGCAGGTAAACGTGGTCGTAAAGTGATAAGGACATACATCACGGTCCCATTTACCCAAGAATTTGGTGATTTTGCTGTTGATTGGAAAGGTTTAAAAACATTATGTATAGCAGTAACTTACCAGAAGTCGAATAGTGAAACATCGGGAAGTCTTGGTATTCGGTATTTCATCTCATCGAAGGAACTGACGCCGGTTAGTTTTGGCGAATTGTGTCGTGGTCACTGGGGTGTAGAGAGTATGCATTGGTGGCTGGATTGTGTGATGGGAGAAGATGATAGCCGCATTACTTATCAGCATGCGGCAGAGAATCTTTCGCGCATACGTCAAATGTGCATGAACTTGATAAAGTTAGTAGAAATGAAAGGCACTTTGAAAAGGCGGCAATTGAAATGTGCGTTAAATACAGAGTTTCGAGAGCACGTGTTATTTGGGACTTAA
- a CDS encoding Tfp pilus assembly protein produces the protein MVLSFGCPFHSFWRWTCVCVMLLRKITFKQMC, from the coding sequence ATCGTTTTAAGTTTTGGCTGCCCATTTCACAGCTTTTGGCGTTGGACATGTGTTTGCGTGATGCTTTTGCGTAAAATCACTTTCAAGCAAATGTGTTAA
- a CDS encoding TfoX/Sxy family protein: MERLRDLKGLGPKSESMLTAVGVDSVEVLKELGAIRAFIKVKQHGEINPSLNLLYALVGALEGEHWLSIAQHQKADLIMQLEGYDELEKLFESSGESFHLQK; encoded by the coding sequence GTGGAAAGACTTAGAGATCTCAAAGGATTAGGCCCCAAATCTGAAAGCATGTTAACTGCTGTAGGCGTCGATTCTGTTGAAGTCTTAAAAGAGTTAGGTGCGATTCGAGCATTCATTAAAGTGAAGCAACATGGTGAAATCAATCCAAGTTTAAACCTACTATATGCGTTAGTTGGAGCCTTAGAAGGCGAACATTGGTTGTCAATCGCTCAACATCAAAAAGCAGACTTAATAATGCAACTTGAAGGGTATGATGAACTAGAGAAGTTATTTGAGTCTTCCGGTGAGTCTTTTCATCTTCAAAAGTAA
- a CDS encoding DUF645 family protein encodes MLSLSRTLNRGQLSLERFEFWQPTSQLLALDVCLIDAFA; translated from the coding sequence GTGCTTTCTTTGTCGCGGACTCTTAACCGTGGCCAACTTAGCCTTGAGCGTTTTGAGTTTTGGCAGCCAACTTCACAGCTTTTGGCGTTGGACGTGTGTTTGATTGATGCTTTTGCGTAA
- a CDS encoding DUF3265 domain-containing protein, with protein MSLKHNKAFKRDSCRVAFLVCGEFCGESGLRKVGLCGIHPLTRRYKTEGFLQCQTT; from the coding sequence TTGAGCCTTAAACATAACAAGGCGTTTAAGAGGGATTCATGCCGCGTGGCATTTTTGGTATGCGGTGAGTTTTGTGGTGAAAGTGGTCTGCGGAAAGTTGGTTTATGCGGCATTCACCCCTTAACGCGGCGTTATAAAACAGAAGGGTTTTTGCAATGTCAAACAACTTGA
- a CDS encoding DUF3265 domain-containing protein produces the protein MTRRLRGIHAAWHFWYAVGLGGESGLRKVGLCGTHPLTQRYVPLKFKLHRYA, from the coding sequence ATAACAAGGCGTTTAAGAGGGATTCATGCCGCGTGGCATTTTTGGTATGCGGTTGGTTTGGGTGGTGAAAGTGGCTTGCGGAAGGTTGGTTTATGCGGCACTCACCCCTTAACGCAGCGTTATGTGCCCTTGAAGTTCAAACTACATCGATATGCGTAA
- a CDS encoding AAA family ATPase, producing the protein MYPDVILLNGTGSSGKTSLAKELQELLATQYLNFSVDSVLYALPPSDLKCMMAGKPIDRAGYDYAQLVDGYHRCVRAILESGCKVIIDNAWVNKDEIDALFELLENFKVVCVKVQCSLEVCMAREITRGDRAIGLAEWEYPLVHNHMTYDVTADTSNVSPKVAARELAQKLGLLVVQEA; encoded by the coding sequence ATGTATCCAGATGTAATCTTGCTTAATGGGACCGGAAGCTCAGGAAAAACGAGTCTGGCAAAAGAGTTGCAGGAACTGTTGGCAACGCAGTATTTGAACTTTAGTGTAGACAGCGTTCTCTATGCATTACCGCCTTCGGACCTAAAATGTATGATGGCTGGTAAACCTATTGACCGAGCAGGTTACGATTATGCGCAGTTAGTCGATGGCTATCATCGTTGTGTCAGAGCAATCTTAGAGTCGGGATGTAAAGTTATTATCGACAATGCCTGGGTAAACAAAGACGAAATAGATGCGCTTTTTGAGCTTCTCGAAAATTTCAAAGTTGTCTGTGTGAAAGTGCAATGTAGCTTAGAGGTTTGTATGGCTCGCGAGATTACTCGTGGTGATAGAGCAATTGGTCTGGCCGAGTGGGAGTATCCACTAGTACATAATCATATGACTTATGATGTAACGGCAGATACGAGTAATGTCTCACCAAAAGTCGCGGCAAGGGAATTGGCTCAGAAACTTGGTCTTCTGGTAGTGCAAGAGGCATAA